From the Calliopsis andreniformis isolate RMS-2024a chromosome 4, iyCalAndr_principal, whole genome shotgun sequence genome, one window contains:
- the LOC143177869 gene encoding serine/threonine-protein kinase Chk2 has translation MNDEQVVLTLPDTQNVDSVWLTQSQELSQEKTMVVWGRLCPIKLPFKTMEMTKDVYTLGRAESCDICVTRDELKPKWLSVMSKTHFRIIREYIDGNKDDAVVYLEDLSQNGTFVNKKKVGRGNKVVLESNDVISLAQPIVTVYVFMSTSAFETNDLPPQLKNKYAVSRKLGSGACGEVKLVFSKIGCKKFAMKTILKMGATTNGYKHPLNDPEKIMNEVKILKALKHPCIIRMEEIVDTPKAVYIVLELMEGGELFERIKMKGKLSEKCAKIIFYQVVLAVGYLHDSGITHRDLKPENILLASDSDITLAKVSDFGLSKLVDAQTMMKTFCGTPMYVAPEILATIGRGSYTNRVDVWSLGVILYACLSGSVPFNCHNKDISLQEQIRKGQYTFPPSKFGHVSDKAIDLIKRMMTVNPKKRITIKQVLLHPWLQDRELRDTVETLFSNENDENKAPSNTCSNNQYKNDQYPGLIKRARLEI, from the exons ATGAACGATGAACAAGTTGTTTTAACTTTACCCGACACACAAAATGTGGATTCTGTATGGCTAACTCAATCCCAAGAATTGTCACAAGAAAAAACTATGGTAGTATGGGGAAGATTATGCCCGATTAAATTACCATTTAAAACAATGG aaatgaccaaggaTGTTTACACACTCGGTCGTGCAGAAAGCTGTGATATCTGTGTAACTAGGGATGAACTGAAACCGAAGTGGCTTAGTGTTATGAGTAAAACACACTTTCGAATAATTCGAGAATACATAGATGGAAATAAGGATGATGCTGTAGTATATTTAGAAGACCTAAGCCAAAATGGCACatttgtaaataaaaaaaaagtaggTCGTGGAAACAAAGTTGTTCTTGAAAGTAATGATGTCATATCTTTAGCACAACCAATTGTTACAG TGTACGTATTTATGAGTACTTCTGCATTTGAGACTAATGACTTGCCCCCACAACTCAAAAACAAATATGCAGTATCACGTAAATTAGGATCTGGCGCTTGTGGAGAAGTAAAACTGGTTTTTTCTAAAATTGGTTGTAAAAAGTTTGCCATGAAGACAATTTTAAAAATGGGGGCTACAACAAATGGATATAAACATCCATTAAATGATCCTGAAAAAATTATGAATGAAGTCAAAATACTAAAAGCTCTAAAACAT CCTTGCATAATTAGAATGGAAGAAATTGTAGATACTCCAAAGGCTGTGTATATAGTTCTAGAACTAATGGAGGGTGGTGAACTTTTTGAAAGAATAAAGATGAAAGGAAAATTGTCAGAAAAATgtgcaaaaataattttttatcaagTTGTACTTGCTGTAGGTTATCTTCATGACTCTGGCATAACTCACAGAGATTTAAAG CCAGAAAACATATTATTAGCTAGTGACTCGGATATTACATTAGCTAAGGTATCAGACTTTGGTTTGTCAAAGCTGGTCGATGCACAAACCATGATGAAAACTTTTTGTGGAACTCCCATGTACGTTGCACCGGAAATATTAGCTACTATTGGACGTGGTTCTTACACGAATCGA GTAGATGTGTGGAGTCTTGGAGTGATATTATATGCTTGTTTAAGCGGCTCAGTACCTTTTAATTGTCACAATAAGGATATTAGTTTACAAGAACAAATAAGGAAGGGACAGTACACTTTTCCTCCTTCAAAATTTGGACATGTTAGCGATAAGGCTATAGATTTG ATCAAGCGAATGATGACGGTTAATCCAAAAAAAAGGATTACTATAAAACAAGTTTTATTACATCCTTGGTTACAAGATCGTGAACTCCGGGAtactgttgaaactttattttcAAATGAAAATGATGAAAATAAGGCACCTTCAAATACTTGCAGCAATAATCAatataaaaatgaccagtatccAGGTTTAATAAAACGAGCACGTTTAGAGATATAG